Below is a genomic region from Telmatobacter sp. DSM 110680.
TTCGGGCTCGAACGGTGTTGAATCCTTGGTGTCGATAACCTTGTCAAGAACCTGCTCAAGAACGGGCTTAATGCTGATTTGCCGTGCAACTTCCTTCGCTACCTTTTTTGCGGGTACAACGATTGCTGAAGCGAGTTTTGTGTCCTCAATGACAGGTTCGGAACGTTTCCAGTCCTTCTCAAAGATCGCTTCCATCTCCTTGACGGTTTTCTTGTCGCGGAAGATTAGCCCGATCTCGCGTCGCGCCTCGAGCTCCAGCTTGCGCAGGCTCTGGCTGCCAAGGAAGGCGGAGTTGCCATCGCGGAGAATGGCGCGGAGGTGCAATCGCGAAGGAAGGCGGCGCACCGAGATATTGCCACCCTTGGCAGAGGCGCGAGAGAGAACACGTACTTCTGCGCCACTTGAAATTTTCTTCTGCAACAGTTTGAGGAAGTCGCGGTCGCTGATCTTCATCTCGTAGATCAGCAACTTCTTTTTGGTGCCGGCAATGAAGTTGGTAAGCTGCTTGCGCGCGTTCACCGGACTAACGACAAGATCGCCTTTTACATTCTTATAGGGCCGCCGCTTGGAGTCGCTCTCGAAGAGACGAATAGCCTCTTTAACGACGCTTTTCTTTGAGGTGACGATGCCCAGCGAACGGCTGAGATCGATGTCCATGTGAGTGAAGTTGAATCCGAGCAAGTAGAGCATCTTGTCATCGATGATGAACATTTTGCCGTGATAGCGGACAAGATCGTCAGCAGTGCGAGTAACAGTAACGCCTTCGGCCAGAAGCCGCATCTCGAGGCGGCGAAGGTTCTTCTCTTCGCCTTGGTTGGTATGCGCGATCAGCGCCTGAACGGTGACGCCGCGGTTGACGGCGGCGACGAGCGCTTTTTCAATTTCGACACGATCAAAGCGAAAGATGAGAATTCGGATAATCTTTTTGGCTTTTCGCAGAGCGTCGAGGATGGGTTTAATTCCGTTATCCGGCTGAAGGAGCAGCTTCACGCGGTCTCTCCTGGGATGCTGCAACAGATTCTTATTACTGGAGATGCAATTTGCCCCCGGGAGGATGTTCCGATGCTGCTGAGCACCCCAAAGGCCGTTCAGTTGCTTCTAAGTGTGCAGCGTAGTTGCAGCAAGAGGAGAAAGAATGAAGTGCAACCACGGTGTCTGGATTGGAATCACGATCCTCACCCTATCACTGCTCCCACCGACGGCACACAGCCAGCCTGCCGAGCAATCAACAACAAAAACTGCGGGCAATCCTAAACGGGACAATGACAACCCCGTTGACGCAGCAAAGCTGCACAATCCTTTGCTGTGGCACGATCCCGGAGCGATCGATGCTTTGGATCTGTACAACGGGCGAGGCGGCAAAGAGGGGCAGCCAGTTGCACCCTTCAAGTTTGAGTCAGAAAACATGCAAGGCACCAATCCTAAATTCGATGCCCGCGATGCAAACGGCACCAAATGGCGGGTGAAACTGGGGGATGAGGCGCGTCCGGAGGTTGTTGCATCGCGGCTATTGTGGGCAGTTGGCTACTTTGTGAACGACGATTATGTGATTACCTCAGCCCGTGTGGAAGGCCTGCGCCTGGAACGTGGAAGGAAGCTGGCTAATGGCGAGCAAATTGAAGAAGCGCGATTCGAGAAGAAGCCTGATCAACAGAAGAAGATCGGGATATGGCGATGGAGAGAGAATCCATTCCTCGGCACCAGAGAATTCAACGGGCTGCGTGTGATGATGGCCGTAATGAACAACTGGGATCTGAAGGATGTGAATAATGCGGTGTATTCCGATAAATCAGCGGATCGCGACATCTTTCTTGCGAGCGATATTGGCGCGACCTTCGGAACGAACGGCCTGAGCTGGACAAAGGATCGTTCCAAGGGAGATGTGAATACGTTCAAGAAATCGAAATTCATTACTCATCAAAATGATCGTGTGGTCGACTTCGGAACTCCCGCAGCACCGGCGCCATTGCTGGCCGTGAATGCAAAACACTACCAGATGCGGCGCGACCTCGAATGGATCGGCAGAGGCATTCCGGTCACCGATGCGCGTTGGATTGGTTCGCTGCTGAAACAACTGAGCCATCAACAACTGGTGGACGCTTTTCGCGCGGGTCATTTTCCGGCTGACGAGATTGACAGATATGTCGAAGTCGTAGGGGCGCGCATTCAGGAACTCAACGCCCTGTGAGCGACAATCACGCAGAAACCGTTGCCGGCGCTTCATCGAGGCTGGCCTGAATGTCGTGAAGCTTCCTGTAGATCCCATCTTCGCGTTGCAGAAGTTCGTCGTGGGTCCCCGACTCCGCAATGGCGCCATTCTCGATGACAAAGATGCGACTGGCACGGCGAACGGTGGAGAGCCGATGGGCTATGACAATGGAAGTTTTGCCTTCCATCAATCGATCGAGAGCCTCGACGACAAGCTGTTCCGAGGCGGCATCAAGACCTGACGTCGGTTCGTCGAGGATGAGGATTGGCGTCTTGCGAATAATGGCTCGGGCGATAGCGACGCGCTGACGTTGGCCGCCAGAGAGTGTGACGCCTCGTTCGCCGACGGGTGTATCGAATTTCTGCGGGAGTTTTTCAATGAACTCCATCGCATTCGCGGTTTCGGCAGCTTTGACGATCTGCGATTGCGTTGCGTCAGGACAGCCGTACGCGATGTTGTCCCATATTGTTCCGCTGAAGAGAACGGTATCTTGGAGAACGAAGCTGATCTGGCTGCGCAGGGATTTTTGTGTAAATTCGCGAATATCGGTTCCATCAATCTTGACGACGCCGGCGGTGGGGTCATAGAAACGCGCGATGAGATTGATGATGGTGGTTTTGCCGGCGCCCGTGGGTCCGACTAGCGCCACCATTGCACCGGAATCAACATGCATGTTGACATCGGTCAGAACCGACTCGCTTTCCTTGTAGGAAAATTCAACGTGTTCGAAATCGACCTGACCTTTGAAGGCGGGAGCCTTACGAGCGTTGGGCTGATCGTGGACCTCGTCGTCACTGCGGAGGATTTCCTGTATGCGCTCAAAACCCGTTGCGGCTTTTGAGTAGGCATCGATGGTCTTGGAGATGTCCTGCATGGGCTTGTACATTTTGCCGAGATAGAAAATGAATACCACCATCGATCCTGGCGCTAGCCGCCCCGACATCGCGAGTTGCGCGCCGAACCAAAGCACCGCGCAGGTGCCGATCGCAGTAACGATATTCACGATGGGAACGAGCCGTGCCTTGAGAGAACGGGCAGCAAGAGCAGCCTCGACTGCCTCGAGGCTCTCACCCTCGAACCTGCGAATTTCGTAATCCTCGCGCGAAAACGCTTTGACAACGCGGATGGAAGACACGACCTCCGAAACAAGAGAGACCATCCGCCCTTCTTTTTTGCGGACCTCGCGGGAGGCCTTTTTTACCTTGCGTGTATAGGTGTTGACGATAAAAAAAAGCGGAGGAACGACCGCCAGCGCTATCAACGTGAATTGCCAGTTCACACAGAACATAACAATGATCATGCCGATCAGCGTGAGGGAATCGACCAGGATTCCGAGAAGCCCTGAGACAATGAAAGTCTGGATCGCATCAATGTCCACGGTTACTCGGCTAATAAGATCGCCCGTAGGCTTTGTGTCGTGGTAGGCAAGCGAGAGCCGCTGCACATGGGTGTAAATCGTCCGTCGCAGATCATGCGCAATCCATTGTCCTACATTGGTGGTGAGGTATTTTTCGGCGTAGGTGCACAGCGCGTCAGTAACCGCGATAACAAGAACTGCGATGCATGCGAAGAGGAGGATGTTGCGGGGCGCTGAACCTGCGGTCGCAACAATGGCCTTATGTAACCAGCCGTGCTGGTTCTTTCCTTGAAGCAGGTCGTCCAGAACGATCTTGAGCGGCCATGGTTCGAGAAGGCCCGCGATGCTTTCGCCGGCTATAGCGAGCAAGCCGAGCAATAACTCGCGCCGGTGGGGCCGCAGAAGTTCAAGGATGCTCAAGCCGGGCTTGCTGTCGAGCGCCTGAGAATTCATGAATAATTTGGATGCGTGAACTTGAAGATTCGGTATTTTTCCAGATTTTTCGTCCGGGAATGGCAGACCGCGGATTCTTTGCGTGCCTGCTCAATCAGCCGCGAGTCCCAGCGTCAACACAGTAATGTCGTCTTCCTGACCGAATTGCTGCGCGGTACCCGCGATCTCCTGTGCGGGCATGAGCGTAAGGCCGGCGAGGCGCTCGAAACCATAAAGCTCCCCAGATTTGGAACGCGCTTCCGGTACACCGTCAGAGAACAAGACGAGGCGCTCTCCTGGTGCCAGTCGTCCATGCACGAGCTTGTAGGTCTGATGCGACTCGATTCCCAGGGGCAGCGAAGGCTCGGTTTCGAGCTCGTGTCCGAGCAAGTACGGAGCGATGTGACCGGCGTTGGCAATCGTGTATTCCGCTGACAACGAGATGCTGACACAGCAAGCAGTCGTAAAGCCGAGCTGGCCCTGCGCAATCAGTGCGTTGTTGAGGCTGAAAAGAATATCGCCTGGATCGTGCGAAGTTTCCCTCCGCAGTACGCCGAGAATCATGGCGACGCGCATGGCAGCGGTCAAGCCCTTTCCTGAAACGTCTCCGACAATGGCTGTAAGAGACCCATCTTGAGCCGGGGATACAAAGAAGAAGTCGCCGCCGACTTCGCTCGCGGGCAAGTAGACAGAGTCAACTTGAAAGCCGGGCGTGGGGCTCGACGCACTCTGCAGCAGCAGTTGCTGCACAGTGCTTGCCGCCTGCAATTCGGCCGCAAAAGCTGCGCGTGCCCGGGCGGCGTCGACCATCTCAGCGCATAGAAGTGCGTTGGCGATCGCAGCTCCAGTCTGGAGTGCAATGGTATTCAGAAGTTTCAAATCCGCCGTGGAGTAAGACGAAGAAGATGAGGTCGCAAGCGCGATGATGCCGACTGATCTCTGCCCGGAGCGCAAGGGAGCGCAAATCAGAGCCTTCAACTCTCGCTCAGAGCCGAGCGCGCGCGTGTCAGAGGCGCAATCATTCACAATTTCCGCGATACCTCTTTCAAGCACCGAAGCAGCGAATAGCGAATTGATTCCCAGTGGTCCCGGATTTTCGATTCCGTCAGCGCCTGTTGGACCGAATGACGCAGCAAGATAAAGCGGGCCGTCCGCCTTCTCCGTGACTAGAATGCAGCCGCTCGTGGCGTGGATGAGTCGTTGCGCCTGCGCAAGAGCAGACTGACTGACAGACGACAGATTCAACAGCGCGGCAAGCTGCTCTGACAGTTGCTCGATCAGGTGGACTTCACGATAGAGATGAAGAACCTCCGAGGCAAGGGAGCGACCTTCGGATTCGCGAGCCGCCAAGTGCGCGAGCATTTGAGCCAACGCATTGGCAGCGGCCGATGGGCCTGTGACAAATCCAATGTTCGTATCTCCGACTTCGATCGGAGTTTTGTGCTCATCAGCTGCAGCCGTCTGCTCACCAAAGTAGACTTTTCCGGCAGTATCAAATATGCATGTGCCGTCCCCCATCGTCTCCCATAGCGTTCGGAACGCCGGAAAACTGCCCGATCTGGGGTTGAGCAATGCCTTCAGAGTCACGCTCGGCATAGGCTTCACAATCCCGGTGACGGCAAACCTAAAATGGTGCGGGCTTCGGCGACCAGAGCATCCGGATCGAACGGCTTGGTCATGTAGCGATCGGCTCCCACCTCGTTACCCCGCTGCCGATCAAACTCCTGGCCTTTCGCGGTTAACAGGATGATGTGAATGTGGCTCATCCCCAATTCATTTTTGACGGCATTGCAAACATCGAATCCGTTCTTCTTGGGCATCATCACGTCAAGAAAAACAAGATTCGGCTGCTCCACGCGAATCGTCTCAAGCGCCTCATCGCCGTTGCTTGCCGTGAACAAATCAACGCCTTCGAACTCGAGCTCTTCCAGGGACTGCTGGATCAGCGTGCGCAAGTGAGGTTCGTCGTCAACGATAAGAATTTTCATAGTGTTCATTGATAGATAAGGAAGAGTACGTTCTCCATGCCTTTCTCGAAGCGCAATGCGCGTACTGCTTCGTCACTGGACAAGAGGGAGTTCAAAATAATGATGTCGGGTTTCGCCAGAACCGCGCGCGAGACTAGTTCAGATCCATTGCTTTCTACTACCTGGTATCCACGAGCCTCAAGAACATCGGTGATCGTGCGAATGGTCGAGGTGTCTTCATCCACTACCATCACCTTCTTTTTTGACTTCCCCTGGTCAAGCAAAGCGTCCACTTCATGGAAAAGCGAGGCAGTATCGATGGGCTTGGTGAGATAACGATCAACGCCAAGCCTGAAGCCCCTCTCCTTATCTTCGACAATGGAGAGAATGATGATGGGAATGTCCATGGTGATGGGATCGTTCTTCAATACAGCCGCCACATCAAATCCATTCATCTCCGGCATCATGACGTCGAGAATGACAAGGCCAGGCGTTTCTTCGCGAATGAGCGCCAAGGCCTTACGGCCGTCTTCGGCAAGTCGCACGGTGTACCCGGCTTCAGTAAGTTCCTGCTGCAGCAATGAGCGGATGTTCGGATCATCGTCGACAACCAAAACTGATTTATCGTGCGGCTGATGGGTAGCGACCCGATCGCGTAGTTGGCGGACGAGAGATTCGATATCCACAGAGCGCCGCCGTGGGATCGCATCAATTGCCGCAGCAGTGGTAAGGATCGGCAATGAGAATGAGAACGTGCTGCCATGGCCGGGCTCACTTTCAACCCAGATGCGACCTCCGTGATATTCCACGATCTCTTTGCAAATTGGCAGACCTAGTCCAGTGCCTTTTGGCTTGTCCGTCAGCGTGTCGCCCACTTGCTTGAATTTTTCGAAGACTTTAGGCTGGTCGCCTGCAGCGATGCCAATGCCGGAATCCTTGACACTCACAATCAATTCGTCTCCGTGTCGGTGCGCAGAACAAGTCACCGAACCTGCATCGGTGAATTTCACGGCATTCGAAATGAGATTGATTACAACTTGGATGAGCCGATCCTGATCCCCCGTGCAACTGGGCAGCTCAGGTTCGATTTCGCGAACGAGTCGCAGTTTCTTAGCTTCGAATAGTGAAGAGGTGGCCGCGGTCGCGCGCTCCAGGACATCCGAAATTGAGACGTTTGCCATGTTCCAGGTGAACTTGCCGGCTTCGATCTTCGCCAAATCGAGCACATCATCAATCAGCTTGGTAAGGCGCTCGCCTTCGCTTACCACAACATCAAGATTCTCGATCACCTGGCGTTTGGTTTGTTCGACCTTGAGCCCGTCAGAAGGAATGAGTGGGAACAACCGCTCCTCGAGTCGACGGCGAATGATCTTCGCGAATCCGAGCACTGAAGTCAGCGGCGTGCGCAGCTCATGGCTGACCGTAGAAAGGAAGGAACTCTTAGCCGCATCGGCCTCTTCCGCCACCGCCCTTGCCTGGCTCGCTTCTTCAAAAAGCTTGGCGTTGTGGATCGACACTCCCACCGCGGAAGCGATTGTCGACAGAAGCCGTTGATCGGCTTCTGTAAAACTGCCTTCCTCGTCGGTCGATTGAACGCTGATGACGCCGATGGTCTGGCCGCCCGACGGAATCGGCACGCCAAGATAGGAAGCGCTGTGCCGTCCAATCTGTTCGATACCAAGCTTGGCGCGATTACGATCCATATCCTCGTTGATCAGGAGAGGCTGGCCGGTGCGAATAATCTGCGACGTGATTCCGGTGCCGTAAGGTCGCGGCTGAGCAGCATCTTCGCCAAAGCTGTAAGG
It encodes:
- a CDS encoding phospholipase D-like domain-containing protein — protein: MKLLLQPDNGIKPILDALRKAKKIIRILIFRFDRVEIEKALVAAVNRGVTVQALIAHTNQGEEKNLRRLEMRLLAEGVTVTRTADDLVRYHGKMFIIDDKMLYLLGFNFTHMDIDLSRSLGIVTSKKSVVKEAIRLFESDSKRRPYKNVKGDLVVSPVNARKQLTNFIAGTKKKLLIYEMKISDRDFLKLLQKKISSGAEVRVLSRASAKGGNISVRRLPSRLHLRAILRDGNSAFLGSQSLRKLELEARREIGLIFRDKKTVKEMEAIFEKDWKRSEPVIEDTKLASAIVVPAKKVAKEVARQISIKPVLEQVLDKVIDTKDSTPFEPEEVAQTVREAFHDEVQGAVQDALKNIVASSATDDTGKTAEKDK
- a CDS encoding ABC transporter ATP-binding protein, with amino-acid sequence MNSQALDSKPGLSILELLRPHRRELLLGLLAIAGESIAGLLEPWPLKIVLDDLLQGKNQHGWLHKAIVATAGSAPRNILLFACIAVLVIAVTDALCTYAEKYLTTNVGQWIAHDLRRTIYTHVQRLSLAYHDTKPTGDLISRVTVDIDAIQTFIVSGLLGILVDSLTLIGMIIVMFCVNWQFTLIALAVVPPLFFIVNTYTRKVKKASREVRKKEGRMVSLVSEVVSSIRVVKAFSREDYEIRRFEGESLEAVEAALAARSLKARLVPIVNIVTAIGTCAVLWFGAQLAMSGRLAPGSMVVFIFYLGKMYKPMQDISKTIDAYSKAATGFERIQEILRSDDEVHDQPNARKAPAFKGQVDFEHVEFSYKESESVLTDVNMHVDSGAMVALVGPTGAGKTTIINLIARFYDPTAGVVKIDGTDIREFTQKSLRSQISFVLQDTVLFSGTIWDNIAYGCPDATQSQIVKAAETANAMEFIEKLPQKFDTPVGERGVTLSGGQRQRVAIARAIIRKTPILILDEPTSGLDAASEQLVVEALDRLMEGKTSIVIAHRLSTVRRASRIFVIENGAIAESGTHDELLQREDGIYRKLHDIQASLDEAPATVSA
- a CDS encoding GAF domain-containing SpoIIE family protein phosphatase; this encodes MPSVTLKALLNPRSGSFPAFRTLWETMGDGTCIFDTAGKVYFGEQTAAADEHKTPIEVGDTNIGFVTGPSAAANALAQMLAHLAARESEGRSLASEVLHLYREVHLIEQLSEQLAALLNLSSVSQSALAQAQRLIHATSGCILVTEKADGPLYLAASFGPTGADGIENPGPLGINSLFAASVLERGIAEIVNDCASDTRALGSERELKALICAPLRSGQRSVGIIALATSSSSSYSTADLKLLNTIALQTGAAIANALLCAEMVDAARARAAFAAELQAASTVQQLLLQSASSPTPGFQVDSVYLPASEVGGDFFFVSPAQDGSLTAIVGDVSGKGLTAAMRVAMILGVLRRETSHDPGDILFSLNNALIAQGQLGFTTACCVSISLSAEYTIANAGHIAPYLLGHELETEPSLPLGIESHQTYKLVHGRLAPGERLVLFSDGVPEARSKSGELYGFERLAGLTLMPAQEIAGTAQQFGQEDDITVLTLGLAAD
- a CDS encoding response regulator, with the protein product MKILIVDDEPHLRTLIQQSLEELEFEGVDLFTASNGDEALETIRVEQPNLVFLDVMMPKKNGFDVCNAVKNELGMSHIHIILLTAKGQEFDRQRGNEVGADRYMTKPFDPDALVAEARTILGLPSPGL